One genomic segment of Pleurodeles waltl isolate 20211129_DDA chromosome 11, aPleWal1.hap1.20221129, whole genome shotgun sequence includes these proteins:
- the PRNP gene encoding major prion protein homolog, with product MGQRSMICWVLVLIVIIWAETSIAKKGGKSKTGGGWGSNNRNTGGTWTNWNSGTNWNNRGYPNQNYNPSGSNFNKQWKPHKPKPNMKMVAGAAAAGAVAGGIGGFMLGNAVGRMRYQFDNPDDYYYYNQYSGRMPDRVYRPNYIDKRPVTEERFVTDCYNMTATEYIYKNDEGKNSSEVDPVELRVKSQVITQICRSEYRTRNGVQLFFTNPLLVITVLLLLYFVAQ from the coding sequence ATGGGACAAAGATCGATGATCTGCTgggtcctggttctcattgtaatcATATGGGCTGAAACATCCATCGCCAAGAAAGGAGGCAAGAGCAAAACCGGAGGGGGTTGGGGAAGCAACAACCGAAACACTGGCGGCACCTGGACTAATTGGAACAGTGGAACCAATTGGAACAATAGGGGCTATCCAAATCAAAACTACAACCCCTCCGGCAGCAACTTCAACAAGCAATGGAAGCCACACAAACCTAAGCCCAACATGAAAATGGTGGCAGGGGCCGCAGCTGCAGGTGCTGTCGCTGGTGGCATTGGGGGCTTTATGCTGGGCAATGCAGTAGGGAGGATGCGGTACCAATTCGATAACCCAGACGATTACTACTATTACAACCAATATTCTGGACGGATGCCAGACCGCGTCTACCGCCCTAACTACATCGACAAACGCCCAGTCACCGAGGAACGCTTTGTAACTGATTGCTACAACATGACTGCAACAGAATACATTTATAAGAATGATGAAGGGAAGAATTCCAGCGAGGTTGACCCAGTGGAGCTTCGAGTGAAGTCTCAGGTGATAACCCAGATATGCCGGAGCGAGTACCGTACAAGAAATGGGGTGCAGCTCTTCTTCACAAACCCCCTACTGGTTATCACTGTCCTACTTCTCCTCTACTTTGTAGCTCAGTGA